The following is a genomic window from Chryseobacterium ginsenosidimutans.
CGGTCCGAACTGTCCGGGAATCATTACTTCTGAAGAAGCTAAAATTGGTATTATGCCAGGTTTCGTTTTCAAAAAAGGTAAAGTAGGTATCGTTTCAAAATCTGGTACTCTTACTTATGAAGCTGCAGATCAGGTTGTAAGAGCTGGTTTCGGTATTTCTACAGCTATCGGTATCGGTGGTGACCCAATTATTGGAACTACTACAAGAGAAGCATTAGAATTATTCATCAACGACCCTGAAACTGAAGCTGTTGTAATGATCGGAGAAATCGGTGGTGGTCTTGAAGCAGAAGCTGCAAGATGGTACAAAGCTAGCGGTTCTACAAAACCTGTTGTGGGTTTCATCGCTGGACAAACTGCTCCTAAAGGTAGAACTATGGGACACGCTGGTGCTATCGTAGGTGGTGCAGAAGATACAGCTCAGGCTAAGATGGAAATCATGAGAGAAAACGGTATCAACGTTGTAGATTCTCCTGCTGACATCGGTGCAACTGTTGCGAAAATTTTAGCTTAACATAAAACATAACAATATGAAAAAATTTTTATTAACCTCTGCTTTGGCACTTTCTACAATGTCTTTCGCCCAGATCGATTTTGGTAGTACAAGATTTGGTGTTACAGCAGGAGGTAACTATTCCAGAGTGAAAAATGCCCATAATCCTTCAGGTCCCAGATTTACAGCTCAGGCAGGCGCATTGGCTTTAATTCCAGTGGGTAAAGAAAATCAGTTTTTCTTACAGCCGGAGATCGTATTCTTTGGAGCCGGAGAAACAGGTAAAGATAAGGATGCTAAAGGTATGGATGGTTATGATGCTGTATATGCAAATAACTATTTGAGTGTTCCGATCTATTTTAAAGGATATTTCTCAGAAGCTGAGTCAGAATTCTTTGGTTTGGCAGGTCCTAGATTTAATTTCTTATTAAGTCAGAATGTGAAAAATGTACCATTAGGAAGAGATTATTATAATCCTGATTCTCCTGCTTCTGATGCTGATATAAATGGAAAAGCTAGCAAATTTAACTTTGGTATAGGAATAGGAGTCGGCTATAGCTACAAAAGACAGTTAGAACTTACGGCTACATATGATTTTGGTCTTTCTAATACATATCCCGGTTTAGATAAAGAGCCTAAAGGTTCTGATAAGGCAAAGTCTGAACAGGTTCTTAGTGTAAGCTTAAGCTATATCTTCAAATAAGAATTTATTTCATTTAAAGACATAGAAAATCCCGAAACTCAGTTTCGGGATTTTGTTTTATATAATTAATAATTGAAATATTATTTAATTATTATCCTTTGATCCATTTCCAAAGCTCTTTTAAAGTAGCCTTATTTCCGTACATTAAAATTCCTACTCGATAAATTTTTCCGGCTAAGAAAATCATGAAAATTGTTGTCCCTAAAAGCAAACCTATTGATAATGCAATTTGCCAGGCAGGAACTCCGTAAGGAATTCTAGCAATCATCGCAACAGGAGATGTGAAGGGAATAATTGATAACCAAAAACCAAGAGGTCCGTCAGGATTATTCATTAAAGTAAAACTTCCGTACATGCCCAACATAAGCGGTAAGATCGCAAATAACGTAAATTGCTGTGTTTCTGTTTCATTATCTACTGCAGACCCGATTGCTGCATAAATTGAACTGTAAAAGATATATCCTAAAAGGAAAAATACAATAAAAACGAAGATAATTAAAGGAAAGTTAAGTTCTAATAAACTATGAGAAATCTGAGTTCCGATCTGTAAAATATCAAATTTGCTCATCATTTCGTCATTACCTCCCGGAATATTTTTCGGAATTGATGAAAATCCTGTGTTTAAGACTACTGCACCGATAACAGACATCGTGATCCAAACCACAAACTGCGTCAAAGCTACTAAAGTTACCCCCAAAATTTTGCCCATCATCAGTTCAAAAGGCTTCACAGAAGAAATAATAATTTCTACAACACGATTATTTTTTTCCTCCAAAACGCTTCTCATTACCCGAACTCCATAGATGATGATAAACATGAATGTGACATACATTAAAACCATGCTTAAAACACTTTTTACTCCAAAAGCAAGGTCAGAATCTTCTTTGTTATTCTCAGCAACGTTAATGGTTTTTAATGTGAAATTTTTATCAAGACTGTTTAATTGGGCTTCAGCGATACCCAATTGCTTCATTTTTTCTTTTTTTATAACATCATTGATGTCAGAAACGATTTTTTGTTTCGTATCAAAGCCGATTTTACTGTTAATGACCAGTCTTGTATTTTGTTCTAAATTATCAAAATTCTGGCTTTTTAATTCCGGTAAAATTAAAATTCCGTCTAATGATTCATTTCCTTTTAAATTATTTATTTTTGATTTTTCATCGGCTGCCGAAACGAAAACATACTTCAGCCTGTCGTTAGATTTCAATTGATTTTTAAATAAACCGCTTTTATCTACAACTTCAATCACACTGTG
Proteins encoded in this region:
- a CDS encoding porin family protein is translated as MKKFLLTSALALSTMSFAQIDFGSTRFGVTAGGNYSRVKNAHNPSGPRFTAQAGALALIPVGKENQFFLQPEIVFFGAGETGKDKDAKGMDGYDAVYANNYLSVPIYFKGYFSEAESEFFGLAGPRFNFLLSQNVKNVPLGRDYYNPDSPASDADINGKASKFNFGIGIGVGYSYKRQLELTATYDFGLSNTYPGLDKEPKGSDKAKSEQVLSVSLSYIFK
- a CDS encoding ABC transporter permease, which codes for MNNIFLITKREFLTQVKKKSFIILTLLAPILLIAFGSVIGLMFKANESHSVIEVVDKSGLFKNQLKSNDRLKYVFVSAADEKSKINNLKGNESLDGILILPELKSQNFDNLEQNTRLVINSKIGFDTKQKIVSDINDVIKKEKMKQLGIAEAQLNSLDKNFTLKTINVAENNKEDSDLAFGVKSVLSMVLMYVTFMFIIIYGVRVMRSVLEEKNNRVVEIIISSVKPFELMMGKILGVTLVALTQFVVWITMSVIGAVVLNTGFSSIPKNIPGGNDEMMSKFDILQIGTQISHSLLELNFPLIIFVFIVFFLLGYIFYSSIYAAIGSAVDNETETQQFTLFAILPLMLGMYGSFTLMNNPDGPLGFWLSIIPFTSPVAMIARIPYGVPAWQIALSIGLLLGTTIFMIFLAGKIYRVGILMYGNKATLKELWKWIKG
- the sucD gene encoding succinate--CoA ligase subunit alpha translates to MSILVNKDSKVIVQGFTGNEGTFHAGQMIEYGTNVVGGVTPGKGGSEHLGKPVFNTVADAVAKAGANVSIIFVPPAFAADAIMEAAEAGIKVIVCITEGIPVADMVKVKSYIADRDCRLIGPNCPGIITSEEAKIGIMPGFVFKKGKVGIVSKSGTLTYEAADQVVRAGFGISTAIGIGGDPIIGTTTREALELFINDPETEAVVMIGEIGGGLEAEAARWYKASGSTKPVVGFIAGQTAPKGRTMGHAGAIVGGAEDTAQAKMEIMRENGINVVDSPADIGATVAKILA